From the Debaryomyces hansenii CBS767 chromosome F complete sequence genome, the window GAAAAACAATCCTTGATTATCACATTTTGATATGTTATATTGTCAAGAACAAGTCAATCGGTCGCTGTGTCTACACCCCTATTTCTCAAGCCCGGTTGAAAgatttgttgatatttaGGGACTCGTCCTATATTGATGGCAATGCTATTAACGAAAAGTTTATGAAGGAGGTCAATGACGTCGTGTTTGAGCTACATGAAGATTCGCCATTgttcaaattgattattgttGGGAAACATGATCTTAGTGTTGTCTTCGAGCACACTATAGCTGATGGAGTGGTTGGAAATTACTTCCACGAGATATTACTTCAGAATCTAGCATATGTAGACGATCCTTTGAATACTAGTGATTATGAAGCCAATTATGGATTACACGAGGCTTCAGTTCTTgatatcaatgaaaattctgtaatatttgattatgaaaaagatAAGGCTCTTATAAAAAATAACTTGCCTCCGCCAATTGACGACTTTCTTGCTGACCCAGATTTGGACTACAGTGATAATGACCCATTATACTTTGATAAGGTTGTTCCCGAGAAATTCCCTAAAAAATGGCCAGGAAAGTTTCCAGCTACTAGACATTTTAAGGTGAGTTTTAAGCTAATCAATTTCACGCCTTCGGAGACAAAAAAGATATTAGCCGCTTGTAAACGTGAAAAGGTTACACTCACATCATATATAGAAGTTATTACAGTGTTGAGTTTGCAGCCTATTTTCGGGGATGATCATTATACCACTCATAAGGTCGCGTTAACTTTAAGAAGACATTATGATCCGAAGATAGCAAGCGATGAATATAAGCTGCTTTTGAGTGATAAGTCCTACAAAATTCTTGGAGCACTGGCAAATAACGGGATCTCCGAGAACTTACCTCCTGTGCACGAATTTTCATGGGACTTAGCTAGCAGAATTAATGCAAACTTGTTGAAAACGActcaaaataaaaagattttgaaCTCTTTAAATCCATTCAAACAAATGGCCGATGGACTCGACCACaaccttcaattttttgaatcCCAATTGGGAAAGCCAAAAAATGATGCcttgaaaatttccaaCTTGGGGTTAATAAAATTCCCAGTTTATGAAATATCAGGAAAACAGCCTTGGACTATAAGAAATATGATCTTTTCTCAATCCTTATCTCCACCAGCATCAGAGTTTATGCT encodes:
- a CDS encoding DEHA2F11550p (similar to CA6159|IPF1837 Candida albicans IPF1837 unknown function), encoding MSSPTIITRPLSMSENFLRSRSSTGFYNNFQVTATYSHDLTADLTLLYRALRKTILDYHILICYIVKNKSIGRCVYTPISQARLKDLLIFRDSSYIDGNAINEKFMKEVNDVVFELHEDSPLFKLIIVGKHDLSVVFEHTIADGVVGNYFHEILLQNLAYVDDPLNTSDYEANYGLHEASVLDINENSVIFDYEKDKALIKNNLPPPIDDFLADPDLDYSDNDPLYFDKVVPEKFPKKWPGKFPATRHFKVSFKLINFTPSETKKILAACKREKVTLTSYIEVITVLSLQPIFGDDHYTTHKVALTLRRHYDPKIASDEYKSLLSDKSYKILGASANNGISENLPPVHEFSWDLASRINANLLKTTQNKKILNSLNPFKQMADGLDHNLQFFESQLGKPKNDALKISNLGLIKFPVYEISGKQPWTIRNMIFSQSLSPPASEFMLNVVSTSENGLNFVLSYDDRFNDAQFNNFDLKLRQNMLKYCDDSYRTRL